In Calypte anna isolate BGI_N300 chromosome Z, bCalAnn1_v1.p, whole genome shotgun sequence, the following are encoded in one genomic region:
- the LOC115599865 gene encoding uncharacterized protein LOC115599865, translating into MTGGSRRSEQPGSGAVLAEFCPAANAHPPLPDRESENPIPTVTASSPPTPAAGSAFPRPSARAGSGAAAPGASWANPTRRSRPPPSRRPRPGQVYSVAAPQPGAAARSRQTRGSGSARQWEEKGQKN; encoded by the coding sequence ATGACCGGCGGTTCCCGACGGTCGGAGCAACCGGGATCGGGGGCTGTCCTGGCCGAATTTTGCCCCGCTGCAAACGCTCACCCGCCTCTACCTGATCGGGAATCAGAAAATCCGATTCCCACCGTCACGGCGAGTTCCCCACCGACGCCCGCAGCGGGCTCCGCGTTCCCGCGGCCGTCAGCGAGAGCGGGATCGGGTGCTGCGGCTCCCGGGGCCAGCTGGGCAAACCCGACCCGCCGGTCCCGGCCGCCGCCCTCCCGGCGGCCCCGGCCAGGCCAAGTTTATTCCGTTGCCGCACCGCAGCCCGGGGCAGCCGCCCGCTCTCGCCAGACCCGGGGCAGCGGGTCGGCACGGCAGTGGGAAGAAAAGgggcaaaaaaattaa